In Alcaligenes faecalis, the sequence CGGGATCGTACAGGTCCTGAACACGCAGGGCACGGCGTGCCACTTTGTCTTCGTAGGCTGGGCCAATACCGCGGCCGGTCGTACCAATCTTGCCGTCGCCTTTACGCTTTTCACGAGCCTGGTCCACAGCAATGTGGTAAGGCAGGATCAGCGGGCAAGCAGGCGAGATCTGCAGGCGCGAACGCACGTCCAGACCAGCGGCTTCCAGCTCTGCAATTTCAGTCAACAGGGCTTCAGGCGACAGCACCACGCCATTGCCAATGTAGCAAGTGACGTGCTCGTGCATGATGCCCGACGGAATCAGACGCAGAATTGTCTTCTTGCCATTAATCCACAATGTATGGCCAGCGTTATGCCCACCCTGGAAACGAACCACGCCATGCGCGGACTCGGCCAGCCAGTCGACGATCTTGCCTTTGCCTTCGTCACCCCACTGGGTGCCAATCACCACAAGGTTTTTGCTCATGTCTAGTATCAGAATAAAGGAGGCCGGCACGGTGCCGGACCGATAACAATCACCAACGCTACAAGCCGTCTGGCTTACAGCGCCCTAACTTGCCACTGACCGTCCGACGAGACCAACTCGCGGTCGATCACGAATTCATCCAGATTCAGCTCCTGACCGGGCAGCATCTGAATCACAATTTCACCGTTTTGACGCAGCCGCTTGACCGCTGCAATCAGGGCCGCATCGCTGCCCCAGGGAGCACGTACGGCACGGGCTGCCTGGGCCGGAGCCAAGCCAGCCGAGAGTTTGCGCAAATCCAGGCTGAAGCCGGTTGCAGGCCGGGCACGGCCATACATGCGGCCAATGCCATCAAAGCGTCCGCCCTTGACCAGGGCATCGTGCCAGCCTTCGGCGTAGACCGAAAAGATCAGGCCCGAATGGTAGGCATAACCGCTACCGATGTCGGCCAGGTCCACCGTAATCTCGTGGCCGGGCAAGGCATCAATAAAGCTGCGCAGGCTGCCCAGGGCTTCGCGCACTTCGGGCTCGTCCGGCAGAACACTGCGGGCACGCTCCAGCACGCTGCCATCGCCGTACAGCGAGGTCAAAGCCAGCAGATAACGGGTGGTTTCAGGCAAACAGCCCGATTCACGCCCCAGGGCGCGCAGGCCCGACACATCCTTGGCGTTCAGAAGCTCACACACTTCTGCTACGCGGGTTTTCAAAATAGGATCGCGCTCGATCAGGAAGCGCCCCAGATCGGGGTAGTTCAAGTCCAGGCGAGGATGATGCACCCCTGCCCGACCCACGCTTTCCAGCGCCAGTTGCACGACTTCCAGATCGGATTCGATACCGGCATGGCCGAAAATTTCCGCGCCGATCTGCAGCAATTCACGATCCGACAGCAAACCAGCCGGACGGGCATGCAGGACCGAACCACAGTAGCAAAGCCGAGTCACGCCTTCGCGGTTAAGCAAGTGAGCATCAATACGTGCTACCTGGGGGGTCATGTCGGCGCGTACGCCCATGGTACGACCCGAGATTTGATCGACGACTTTGCTGGTACGCAGATTCAGATCTGTGCCAGAAACCGCTTGCAGGGATTCCAGATACTCCACCAGGGGCGGAGCTACCAGTTCGAACCCGTAAGTACGATACAAGTCTAGCAAATCGCGGCGCAGCTCTTCGATGCGGCGCGCCTCTGCAGGCAAGATATCAGCCAGGCTCTCTGGCAACAACCAATTGGACATACTCGTGCCTCGGACTACTTATAAACGAAAGTTCCAGCCAAACAAAAAGCGACTTGGGGCCTGTAAGCCGCCTAAGTCGCATGCGAAGTGGTGTTAGTAACTTACACGCTAGTATAAACGATCAGGGCCGCGGGTGGAACACCCAACGGCCCTAAGTTCTCTAGCGGGGATCAGTTCGCAGGTGCTGCGGGTGATCCTTGCTTGCCCCAATACTTGAAGAAATCAGAGTCAGGGCTGATGACCAGTGTATCGGTCTGTTTGCTGAAAGCACTGCGGTAGGCTTCCAGGCTGCGGTAGAAACGGTAGAACTCGGGGTTCTTGCCATAGCTATCGGAGTAAATGGCGGCGGCTTCACCATCACCCTGACCACGAATGGCCTGGGCCTGAGCGTAAGCGTCGGCCAGCAACTCTTCACGCTGACGTTCGGCTTCGGCACGGATACGCTCACTTTCAGCAGCACCGGTTGCACGCAAACGGTTGGCTTCTTGTGTACGTTCGGCTTCCATACGACGGTAAACCGATTCCGAAATCTCGGGAGCGAAGTCGATACGACGCAAACGCACGTCAATCACTTCCACACCCAAAGGACGGGCACGCGCTTCAACAGCGGTCAGCACTTCGCGCATGATGGCATCACGCTCGGTAGAAACCACTTCTTTCACCGTGCGTACGTTCACCGAGGCGTTCAGGGCGTCACGAATCTGGGCCTGCAATCGTTCCACAGCACCACGGTCCGTTGCGCCAAACGTCACGTAAAACAGGCGCGGATCGGAAATACGCCATTTGACGTAGGAGTCGATCAGCAGGTTTTTCTTTTCAGCCGTCTGAATACGCTCGGGATCCTTGGTTTCAATCGTCTGCAGACGCTTGTCCAGGAACACCACATTTTCAAAGGGTGGCGGCAGTTTGAAGTACAGGCCGGGGGTAGTAATGGTACCGCGCACTTCACCCAGGGCAAAAACCAGAGCCGCATCGCGCTCACGCACGATAAATACGGAAGACAGCAGCAAACCGACAATTACCGCCAGGGCCACCAGAGCAGGAAATAAACGTTGCATCAAGCTCTCCTAGCGTGCGTATGGGGAATAAGGACTGACCAAAGAGCCCAGCGAGGTATCCAGACCGGCTGGATTGGCTGGCGCAGGCGCTTTAGGTGCCGCAGCCGGAGCTGGACGGCTGATCTGTCCTTGCGAAGCGGCCGAGGCGACAGGAGCGGATGGCTCCATATCGGTACGGCTGCCCACCTGACGCACGATCTTGTCCAAAGGCAGATAGATCATGTTGTTATCGCTACGGGTATCAACCAGTACCTTGCTGGTGCTCTCCAGGATTTCCTGAATCGTGGACAGGTACAGACGATCCCGCGTTACACCCGGAGCCTTCACGTACTCGGCCTCGACGCTGCCGAAACGTGCAGTGTCACCCTTGGCATCACCGATCACACGAGCCTTGTAACCTTCGGACTCCTGCATCATGCGTGCCACTTGACCAGCGGCTTCGGGCAATACCTTGTTGGCATAAGCCTGACCTTCGTTGATCTGACGTTCACGGTCCTGGCCGGCCTTGACGGCATCGTCAAAAGCCGCTTGAACCTGCTCGGGCGGCTGCACGTTCTGGATCGCCACGGTACTGATCTGAATACCAGTACGGTAACGATCCAGAATGGACTGAGCCAGTTGCTGCACGTCCGAGGCAATCTGTGTACGGCCGGAATACAGTACGGAGTCCATAGGCTGTTTGCCCACAACTTCACGCATGGCGGTTTCTGCCGCCTGACGTACGGATTCGTCCGGATTATTGGTGTTGAACAGGTAGTCCGGCGCACCAGTAGGCAACAAGCGATACTGAACCACGTACTGCATATCAACGATGTTTTCGTCGGTTGTCAGCATCAGGGACTCAGGCAGGACTTTATTGCGCGCACTTCCGCGGTAGCCCACCTCGAAGGTACGCAACTGGGAAATATTGACGGTTTGGTGATCTTCGATGGGAGCGGGCCAACGCCATTGCAGACCGGGATTCAGGGTTTTAGTGTACTCGCCAAAACGAGTCACCACGGCAACCTGACCTTCCTGCACGATGGTAAAGCCACTGGCCATCCACAGGCCGACTGCCACCACGCCACCGATAATCAGCAGCTTGGGCGAGCCCTTAGGGATGGAGGGCCCATTACCGCTACCTGGAGGCATGCCACCAGGAGGGGAACGACGTCCCTTTTTGCCAAATAAAGATCCCAAGCGACTGTTGAAGTCACGCCATACCTCGTCGAGGTCAGGCGGGCCATCTTGTTTCTCGGGGCGGCGAGGTGGCTCGGAACCGTTTTTGCCACTGTCTCGTCCCCAACCGGGATCATTGAGATTGAATATTTTATTGTTCAGACGCATTGTTTTCCGCGAAATGACCTGATTCGACGATTGCTGTACGCAAGCCATCCAATCCGATGCGCTCTAAAGCGCTAACAAAGACTCGGGCAATAGTACCATGTTCGTCCCGCTCTACCCGTGGCTCGTAGCCAGCTTGGTCAATTTTGTTATAGACCAAAATGCGAGGTATTTCATGGGCCCCGATGTCCTCCAGAACCTTATGAACTTCAGCGATTTGTTCATCGCGTTGAGGGTTGGCCGCATCGACCACATGCAGCAATAAATCTGCATGGACGGTCTCTTCCAAAGTGGCCCGGAAAGCAGCAATCAAGGTCGGTGGCAATTCACGAATGAAACCCACCGTATCCGAAATCACGACCTGCCCTGCCCCTTCAATCCAGATACGACGCGTGGTGGTATCCAAGGTAGCAAATAACTGGTCAGCTGCGTAGGCATCCGCACGGGTCAAGGCGTTGAACAAGGTGGATTTACCCGTGTTGGTATAGCCCACCAGTGACACCGACAAGGTACCGCTACGAGAACGGGCACGACGCTGGGTGCTGCGCTGACGCTGCACCTTGGCCAGGCGCTCACGCAAGGTACGGACCTTGTCGCCAATCATCCGGCGGTCCATTTCCAGCTGTGATTCACCTGGACCACGCATGCCGATACCACCCTTCTGGCGCTCCAGGTGAGTCCACATACGGGTCAATCGGGAAGTCAGGTGCTGCAACTGAGCCAGCTCGACCTGCAATTTACCTTCGTGACTTTGCGCACGCAGGGCAAAAATATCCAGAATCAGGGCAACCCGGTCAACCACGCGCAGTTCCAGCTTGCGCTCCAGGTTACGCTGCTGAGCCGGGCTCAAGGCATGGTCAAACAGCACCACTTCAGCGCCGGTTGCCTTGGCCAGGGCGACGGCCTCTTCCAGCTTGCCTGTACCGATGTAGTAGGCAGAATCCGGGCGGGAACGACGCACGACCATCAGTTCCATAATCTGGGCGCCTGCCCCTTCGGCCAGCATGACGAACTCTTCGGCATGGGCCTTGTAGTCCAGCTCGCCCATATCCACACTAATTACCAGTGCCTTCAACGCTTGCTCCAGAAACAAAGACCCGCCCGCGGGCACCGCGAGACGGGTCTTTCAGAGTACAAAGAACTGGGTGAGGATTTATTCAGCCTGCTCATCCGCAGCCAAAGTAACGGGGCGTGCAGGAACGACGGTAGAGATCGCGTGCTTATACACCATTTGAGTGACTGTATTGCGCAGCAGTACGACATACTGATCGAAGGACTCGATCTGACCTTGCAGCTTGATGCCGTTGACCAGGTAGATCGACACAGGGATATGCTCCTTGCGCAGCGCGTTCAAAAACGGGTCTTGTAGAATTTGCCCTTTATTGCTCATTGGTGAGGCTCCGGTTATGTTGTTTTTCCAGAAATGGAAGCGAATCCCACTACTTTACCGGGTTTTCCCTGAATCCGCACGTTCCAAACTGGAGATTTTTATCTAATAGGTGTATATCAGGCGCCTTGCCCTAAAATCTGCCGCAAACTGTTGCACAGTCGGGCACATTGCTCGGGCGATCCTACCGTAATACGTAAGTACTGCTCAATGCGTGGCTGGCGGAAGTGGCGAACCAGAATCCCCTGTTCACGCAAGGCTTGCTGAATACCAGCTGCCGAATGTTTAGGGTGAGTTGCCATCAAAAAGTTCGCTTTCGAGGGCAAAATCTCGAAACCCAGCTGTTCCAGATCGGCACGCAATTGCTCGCGCGCATCAATCACCGCCTGGCATTGACGATCAAAATACTCCGTATCCTTCAAGGAAGCCACGGCACCCACCTGGGCGATGGTGTCCATGGGATAGGAGTTGAAGCTGTCTTTCACGCGCTCCAGGGCCTGAATGATATCGGCGCTGGCCAAGGCATAACCCACACGCAAACCGGCCAGAGCACGCGACTTGGACATGGTTTGGATGACCACCAGGTTGTCGTACTTTTCCAGCAGGCTGACCGAGGACGTGCCGCCGAAATCGACGTAAGCCTCGTCCACCACCACAGTGGTGTCAGGGTTGGCGGCCAGGATGGTTTCAATGTCAGCCAAGGACAAGGGAATCCCGGTAGGCGCATTGGGGTTGGCGAAAATAATGCCGGCAGGTGGCAGGCTGCGCTTGCGCACATAGTCCTGCACATTCAGCGTGAAGTCTTCGCGCAGCGGCACGATATCAGCGGGCACACCGAAGTACGAACAGTAGGTGGTGTAGAAGCTGTAGGTGATATCGGGCAGCAGGACCGGACGCACGCCACGCAGGAACAAGGCGCTGAACACATGGGCCAGCACTTCGTCCGAGCCATTGCCCAAAAAGACATTATTGGCTTTCACGCCGTGGTTGTGCGCCACCGCGTCACGCAGTTCCTGCGCGCTGTAGGAAGGGTAAAGACGCAAATCATCGGTCGCCGCCTGGCGGATCGCTTCCAGCGCTTTGGGCGACGGACCGAAAGGATGTTCGTTTGTGTTCAGCTTCAAGAGGTTATCCAGCTTGACCTGCTCACCCGGTACATAGGGTGAAAGCCCCGCTACATGATCACTCCACAAACGGCTCATTACGCGTCCTTCAGATAAGGGTTTTTAGATGATTTGAATTCGATGCGCAAAGGCGTGCCTTCCAGCTTGAAGGCCTCGCGAAAACGCGTCTCCAGATAACGGCGATAACTGTCCGAAATGGCATCCAGGGCATTGCCGTGAATCACCACGATCGGCGGGTTCATGCCACCTTGGTGAGCATACCGCAACTTGGGACGGAAAATGCCCTTGCGCGGCGGCTGTTGCTGTTCCACCGCTTCTTGCATGACGCGAGTGAGCTTGGGGGTAGACAGCTTGGAGAAGGCAGCGGCATGCGCGGCATTGACCGACTTGAGCAAAGGATTGATCCCCTGCCCTTTCAGCGCCGACAAGGTATGCATCTTGGCGAAGTTAAGGAAGCGCAATTTGCGATCGAACTCGCGCTTGATCCACTCGCGCTGGTACTCGTCCAGACCATCCCACTTGTTGATGCCCACCACCAGCGCACGGCCGGTTTCAACCACGAAGCCCGCAATGCTGGCGTCCTGGTCAGAAATCTCCGTGTGCGCGTCAATCATCAGCAAGACCACGTTACACGCTTCAATCGCCTGCAGGGTCTTGATAACGGAGAATTTTTCAACCGCTTCAAACACCTTGCCGCGCTTGCGCAAACCGGCGGTGTCGATCAGGGTGTATTCCACCCCATTGCGTTCGAACTCGATTTCAATGGCATCACGCGTCGTACCGGGCTGGTCAAACGCAATCACGCGATCTTCACCCACCAGGGTATTGATCAGGGTGGATTTGCCCACGTTGGGGCGGCCCACAATCGCCAGCTTGATGCGGTGCTGAAATTCATCATCGTCCTGGCCTTCATCTTCAGGCTCAGGGTTTGGCACTTGCTCCAGCGCCAGATTGATCAGCTCTTCCACGCCGTCGCCGTGGGAAGCGGAGATCAGGTAAGGCTGGCCCAGGCCCAGTTCGTGGAATTCCACGCCACCGGCCTCGTAACGCATGCCTTCGGCCTTGTTGACGGCCAGCAGCACTTTCTGACCCAGCTTGCGCAGCAGCTGCGCAATTTCCAGATCCAGTGCATTGACGCCTTCACGGGCATCGACCAGAAACACGACCACATCGGCTTCGGCAATCGCTTGCTGGGTCTGGCGAGCCATCTCCAGCAACATGCCGGTTTTGGCCACGGGCTCGAAACCGCCCGTATCGACCACGATATAGGGACGGCTGCCAACCCGGCCTTCGCCGTAATGACGGTCGCGGGTCAGACCAGGGAAGTTCGCCACCAGAGCCGCGCGCGAGCGCGTCAGGCGGTTGAACAAAGTGGACTTGCCAACGTTGGCCCGACCGACCAAAGCCACTACGGGCTTAAAAGAAACGCTTTTCAATTGATTCCAACCAAGACCAAATTACCATTGCCGGTCTGGACCAGGACCCCGCGCGGGGTTCCGATCAAAGGCGACACAATGGCACCACCGCCGACACTGACCCGGCCCAACAAGGTGCCGTCCAGTCGCGATAGAAAGTGAACATAGCCTTCCATGTCACCGGCGGCAAGCGCCTGGGGCATGACGGCCAAAGGAGCCAGACCACGGTTACGCAAAGCATTCTGCGTCCAGATGGTTTGCCCGTCTGTCATGGCAAACGCTTCAATCTGGTCGCGGCTATTGGCGGCATACAACATATGGTTGTCCGCTGCGATACCGGTACCGGCCGAAAATTCCCTATCCCACACCAGACGCCCACCTTGGGAGACGTCAAAGCAGGCAACGCGACCTTGGTAGGTTGCACCGCACAGCAGGGGATCGACGACCTGGGGAGCACCCACGACGTCATTAATGCGCTCCAGGTCGGTCGCGCCGCGGGAGACAGAAATACTGCCTTCCCACACCAGATGACCTTGAGCCGCATCAATCGCCATCAAACGGCCATTGGGCATGCCTGCCAGCAACAAGCCGTCGATGATGCGCATTTGCATGCTGGTTTTCAGCGACAAGGCTGGACCGGGGCGCTGCAGGCTCCAGCGCAGATCGCCTGTGCTGGCGTCGAAAGCTTGCAGGCGGTAGTCGCTGGTACGCGCCACAACCACACCGGCACCGACAGCAGGAGGCACGTTCACGGCGCTGCTGCTACGGCTGCGCCACAATTCCTTGCCCGAGTCGTCAAACGCAATCACGTTGCCGTCCACCGACGCCACGGCAGTGACTACGCCGTCCGAACCTGCACCAGCCGTCAACTTCGTGCCGGCGTTGGTCGACCACTGCACGCGGCCGGTATCCAGATCCACCTTGCTGACCTGACCCGAGACCGATGCGGCGTAAACCGAAGAGCCGCTGACTTGCGGTGCAAAGCCCGAATCTGCACCGCTACCAATAGAGGTGCTCCAGCTGATCTTGGCGGCCACACCGGGGGTGTATTCCGTCAAGGGCGTGGGTTCAAAACGCGGATCCTTGCTGGAAAACATGGAGCAACC encodes:
- a CDS encoding ATP phosphoribosyltransferase regulatory subunit, which codes for MSNWLLPESLADILPAEARRIEELRRDLLDLYRTYGFELVAPPLVEYLESLQAVSGTDLNLRTSKVVDQISGRTMGVRADMTPQVARIDAHLLNREGVTRLCYCGSVLHARPAGLLSDRELLQIGAEIFGHAGIESDLEVVQLALESVGRAGVHHPRLDLNYPDLGRFLIERDPILKTRVAEVCELLNAKDVSGLRALGRESGCLPETTRYLLALTSLYGDGSVLERARSVLPDEPEVREALGSLRSFIDALPGHEITVDLADIGSGYAYHSGLIFSVYAEGWHDALVKGGRFDGIGRMYGRARPATGFSLDLRKLSAGLAPAQAARAVRAPWGSDAALIAAVKRLRQNGEIVIQMLPGQELNLDEFVIDRELVSSDGQWQVRAL
- the hflC gene encoding protease modulator HflC; its protein translation is MQRLFPALVALAVIVGLLLSSVFIVRERDAALVFALGEVRGTITTPGLYFKLPPPFENVVFLDKRLQTIETKDPERIQTAEKKNLLIDSYVKWRISDPRLFYVTFGATDRGAVERLQAQIRDALNASVNVRTVKEVVSTERDAIMREVLTAVEARARPLGVEVIDVRLRRIDFAPEISESVYRRMEAERTQEANRLRATGAAESERIRAEAERQREELLADAYAQAQAIRGQGDGEAAAIYSDSYGKNPEFYRFYRSLEAYRSAFSKQTDTLVISPDSDFFKYWGKQGSPAAPAN
- the hflK gene encoding FtsH protease activity modulator HflK — encoded protein: MRLNNKIFNLNDPGWGRDSGKNGSEPPRRPEKQDGPPDLDEVWRDFNSRLGSLFGKKGRRSPPGGMPPGSGNGPSIPKGSPKLLIIGGVVAVGLWMASGFTIVQEGQVAVVTRFGEYTKTLNPGLQWRWPAPIEDHQTVNISQLRTFEVGYRGSARNKVLPESLMLTTDENIVDMQYVVQYRLLPTGAPDYLFNTNNPDESVRQAAETAMREVVGKQPMDSVLYSGRTQIASDVQQLAQSILDRYRTGIQISTVAIQNVQPPEQVQAAFDDAVKAGQDRERQINEGQAYANKVLPEAAGQVARMMQESEGYKARVIGDAKGDTARFGSVEAEYVKAPGVTRDRLYLSTIQEILESTSKVLVDTRSDNNMIYLPLDKIVRQVGSRTDMEPSAPVASAASQGQISRPAPAAAPKAPAPANPAGLDTSLGSLVSPYSPYAR
- the hflX gene encoding GTPase HflX, whose product is MKALVISVDMGELDYKAHAEEFVMLAEGAGAQIMELMVVRRSRPDSAYYIGTGKLEEAVALAKATGAEVVLFDHALSPAQQRNLERKLELRVVDRVALILDIFALRAQSHEGKLQVELAQLQHLTSRLTRMWTHLERQKGGIGMRGPGESQLEMDRRMIGDKVRTLRERLAKVQRQRSTQRRARSRSGTLSVSLVGYTNTGKSTLFNALTRADAYAADQLFATLDTTTRRIWIEGAGQVVISDTVGFIRELPPTLIAAFRATLEETVHADLLLHVVDAANPQRDEQIAEVHKVLEDIGAHEIPRILVYNKIDQAGYEPRVERDEHGTIARVFVSALERIGLDGLRTAIVESGHFAENNASEQ
- the hfq gene encoding RNA chaperone Hfq; amino-acid sequence: MSNKGQILQDPFLNALRKEHIPVSIYLVNGIKLQGQIESFDQYVVLLRNTVTQMVYKHAISTVVPARPVTLAADEQAE
- the hisC gene encoding histidinol-phosphate transaminase, with translation MSRLWSDHVAGLSPYVPGEQVKLDNLLKLNTNEHPFGPSPKALEAIRQAATDDLRLYPSYSAQELRDAVAHNHGVKANNVFLGNGSDEVLAHVFSALFLRGVRPVLLPDITYSFYTTYCSYFGVPADIVPLREDFTLNVQDYVRKRSLPPAGIIFANPNAPTGIPLSLADIETILAANPDTTVVVDEAYVDFGGTSSVSLLEKYDNLVVIQTMSKSRALAGLRVGYALASADIIQALERVKDSFNSYPMDTIAQVGAVASLKDTEYFDRQCQAVIDAREQLRADLEQLGFEILPSKANFLMATHPKHSAAGIQQALREQGILVRHFRQPRIEQYLRITVGSPEQCARLCNSLRQILGQGA
- the der gene encoding ribosome biogenesis GTPase Der, which translates into the protein MKSVSFKPVVALVGRANVGKSTLFNRLTRSRAALVANFPGLTRDRHYGEGRVGSRPYIVVDTGGFEPVAKTGMLLEMARQTQQAIAEADVVVFLVDAREGVNALDLEIAQLLRKLGQKVLLAVNKAEGMRYEAGGVEFHELGLGQPYLISASHGDGVEELINLALEQVPNPEPEDEGQDDDEFQHRIKLAIVGRPNVGKSTLINTLVGEDRVIAFDQPGTTRDAIEIEFERNGVEYTLIDTAGLRKRGKVFEAVEKFSVIKTLQAIEACNVVLLMIDAHTEISDQDASIAGFVVETGRALVVGINKWDGLDEYQREWIKREFDRKLRFLNFAKMHTLSALKGQGINPLLKSVNAAHAAAFSKLSTPKLTRVMQEAVEQQQPPRKGIFRPKLRYAHQGGMNPPIVVIHGNALDAISDSYRRYLETRFREAFKLEGTPLRIEFKSSKNPYLKDA
- the bamB gene encoding outer membrane protein assembly factor BamB — encoded protein: MSLPTIRKSPSSAMRVLRLSALALSLTALAGCSMFSSKDPRFEPTPLTEYTPGVAAKISWSTSIGSGADSGFAPQVSGSSVYAASVSGQVSKVDLDTGRVQWSTNAGTKLTAGAGSDGVVTAVASVDGNVIAFDDSGKELWRSRSSSAVNVPPAVGAGVVVARTSDYRLQAFDASTGDLRWSLQRPGPALSLKTSMQMRIIDGLLLAGMPNGRLMAIDAAQGHLVWEGSISVSRGATDLERINDVVGAPQVVDPLLCGATYQGRVACFDVSQGGRLVWDREFSAGTGIAADNHMLYAANSRDQIEAFAMTDGQTIWTQNALRNRGLAPLAVMPQALAAGDMEGYVHFLSRLDGTLLGRVSVGGGAIVSPLIGTPRGVLVQTGNGNLVLVGIN